A single region of the Streptomyces virginiae genome encodes:
- the recO gene encoding DNA repair protein RecO: protein MSLFRDDGIVLRTQKLGEADRIITLLTRGHGRVRAVARGVRRTKSKFGARLEPFSHADVQFFARGSELIGRSLPLCTQTEIIAPYGNGIVTDYARYTAGTAMLETAERFTENEGEPAVQQYLLLVGALRTLSRGEHEPHLILDAFLLRSLAVNGYAPSFENCAKCGIHGPNRHFSVAAGGVICGDCRVPGSVVPSSEAIALLSALLTGDWGHADACEARHVREGSGLVSAYLHWHLERGLRSLRYVEK from the coding sequence ATGAGTCTGTTCCGCGACGACGGCATCGTGCTGCGCACCCAGAAGCTGGGTGAGGCGGACCGCATCATCACGTTGCTGACCCGCGGCCACGGCAGGGTGCGGGCCGTCGCCCGCGGGGTCCGGCGTACCAAGTCCAAGTTCGGCGCCCGGCTGGAACCTTTCTCCCACGCCGACGTGCAGTTCTTCGCCCGCGGCAGCGAACTGATCGGCCGCAGTCTGCCGCTCTGCACCCAGACCGAGATCATCGCCCCGTACGGCAACGGCATCGTCACCGACTACGCCCGCTACACCGCCGGCACCGCCATGCTGGAGACCGCCGAGCGGTTCACCGAGAACGAGGGCGAGCCCGCCGTGCAGCAGTACCTGCTGCTCGTCGGAGCCCTGCGCACCCTCTCGCGCGGCGAGCACGAGCCCCACCTCATCCTCGACGCCTTCCTGCTGCGCTCGCTGGCCGTCAACGGCTACGCGCCCAGCTTCGAGAACTGCGCGAAGTGCGGCATCCACGGCCCCAACCGGCACTTCTCCGTCGCCGCGGGCGGAGTGATATGCGGGGACTGCCGCGTGCCCGGCAGCGTCGTACCCTCATCTGAGGCCATCGCCCTGCTCAGCGCCCTGCTGACGGGCGACTGGGGGCATGCCGACGCGTGCGAGGCGCGTCACGTGCGGGAGGGCAGCGGGCTGGTCTCCGCCTATTTGCACTGGCATCTGGAGCGCGGGCTACGCTCCCTGCGATACGTCGAGAAATAG
- a CDS encoding GNAT family N-acetyltransferase produces MTNHMIDSTLSELERYYDTVPRVGGARAEDFGPLTLFVQEGTGWPYYARPTLGGPEATRADVERVWERQRELKVPEAFEWVAETSPSVRAAVEAAGLRVHAHPLMVLDPAAEALPPHPEVRLLDADDPLLTAAVTVPALAFAAPGTAVGEAGPAELAAAMTQPAAEEGRARVSGKLTAGTTALAAAVRDGVVLCAGQYNPVGDVVEVVGVGTLPSARRQGLALGVTAALVALARERGARTVFLSAGDEDVARVYARIGFRRVATALIAEPAE; encoded by the coding sequence ATGACCAACCACATGATCGATTCGACGCTGTCCGAGCTGGAGCGGTACTACGACACGGTGCCACGGGTGGGCGGGGCCCGCGCCGAGGACTTCGGCCCGCTGACGCTGTTCGTCCAGGAGGGCACGGGCTGGCCGTACTACGCGCGGCCCACGCTCGGCGGCCCCGAGGCGACCCGGGCCGACGTGGAACGGGTCTGGGAGCGCCAGCGTGAGCTGAAGGTGCCCGAGGCCTTCGAGTGGGTGGCCGAAACCAGCCCCTCGGTACGGGCCGCGGTGGAGGCCGCGGGACTGCGGGTCCACGCGCACCCCCTGATGGTCCTGGACCCCGCGGCCGAGGCCCTGCCCCCGCACCCGGAGGTCCGTCTGCTCGACGCCGACGATCCGCTGCTGACCGCCGCGGTGACGGTTCCGGCCCTGGCGTTCGCGGCCCCGGGAACGGCCGTGGGCGAGGCCGGACCCGCGGAACTGGCGGCGGCGATGACGCAGCCGGCGGCCGAGGAGGGCAGGGCGCGCGTGTCCGGCAAGCTGACGGCGGGCACCACGGCCCTGGCCGCGGCCGTCCGGGACGGCGTGGTGCTGTGCGCCGGCCAGTACAACCCGGTCGGGGACGTCGTGGAGGTCGTGGGCGTCGGCACCCTGCCTTCGGCCCGCCGGCAGGGACTGGCCCTCGGGGTCACGGCCGCCCTGGTCGCCCTGGCCCGCGAGCGCGGGGCCCGTACGGTCTTCCTCTCGGCGGGCGACGAGGACGTGGCCCGCGTCTACGCCCGCATCGGCTTCCGCCGCGTGGCCACGGCTCTGATCGCCGAGCCCGCGGAGTGA
- a CDS encoding TerB family tellurite resistance protein — protein sequence MLPVRGGDGRKLTVWGTRTTWSTVGDGEFFCPACGGDRNYRRRTGRRRFTVLGVPLLPRGQAGPVIECQGCRARFATDVLDHLTTTRFTALLRDAVHTVALAVLTAGGTASRSALEAAVGAVRAAGFQECTEEQLESLVEALSTDEGRQGLYDVPECCGAALSIELHESLEPLAPHLAGPGRESILLQGARIALADGPYTPAEREVLATVGSALRIDTDEVTRLLSAVRAP from the coding sequence GTGCTGCCAGTTCGGGGTGGGGACGGCCGGAAGCTGACGGTCTGGGGCACCCGTACCACCTGGAGCACCGTGGGTGACGGGGAGTTCTTCTGCCCCGCCTGCGGTGGCGACCGCAATTACCGCAGGCGGACCGGGCGGCGCCGGTTCACCGTTCTCGGGGTGCCGCTGCTGCCCCGCGGGCAGGCCGGTCCCGTCATCGAGTGCCAGGGCTGCCGCGCGCGCTTCGCCACCGACGTCCTGGACCACCTCACCACGACCCGGTTCACGGCCCTCCTGCGCGATGCCGTGCACACCGTGGCGCTGGCCGTGCTCACCGCGGGCGGGACGGCCTCGCGCAGCGCGCTGGAGGCCGCCGTGGGCGCCGTACGGGCCGCGGGCTTCCAGGAGTGCACCGAGGAGCAGCTGGAGTCCCTCGTGGAGGCGCTGTCCACGGACGAGGGCCGGCAAGGCCTGTACGACGTCCCGGAGTGCTGCGGGGCCGCGCTGTCGATAGAGCTCCACGAGTCGCTGGAACCGCTGGCCCCGCACCTGGCCGGCCCGGGTCGTGAATCGATCCTGCTCCAGGGGGCCCGGATCGCGCTCGCGGACGGCCCGTACACCCCGGCCGAGCGCGAGGTGCTCGCGACGGTCGGCTCGGCGCTGCGGATCGACACCGACGAGGTGACCCGACTGCTGTCGGCGGTACGTGCTCCCTGA
- a CDS encoding isoprenyl transferase, with protein MARRGILGRSRREYKVPEPHPSGERPPKIPGELVPNHVAVVMDGNGRWAKERGLPRTEGHKVGEGVVLDVLKGCLEMGVKNLSLYAFSTENWKRSPDEVRFLMNFNRDVIRRRRDEMNELGIRIRWVGRMPKMWKSVVQELQVAQEQTVDNDAMTLYFCVNYGGRAEIADAAQAIARDVAAGRLDPSKVNEKTFAKYMYYPDMPDVDLFLRPSGEQRTSNYLLWQSAYAEMVFQDVLWPDFDRRNLWAACLEYAQRDRRFGGAVPNQAEGSSG; from the coding sequence ATGGCACGACGCGGGATTCTGGGGCGCTCTCGCCGCGAGTACAAGGTTCCCGAGCCGCACCCGTCCGGTGAGCGCCCGCCGAAGATCCCCGGCGAGCTGGTCCCGAACCACGTCGCGGTCGTCATGGACGGCAACGGCCGGTGGGCCAAGGAGCGCGGCCTGCCGCGCACCGAGGGCCACAAGGTCGGCGAGGGCGTCGTGCTCGACGTGCTCAAGGGCTGCCTGGAGATGGGCGTCAAGAACCTCTCCCTCTACGCCTTCTCGACCGAGAACTGGAAGCGCTCGCCCGACGAGGTCCGCTTCCTGATGAACTTCAACCGCGATGTCATCCGGCGCCGCCGCGACGAGATGAACGAGCTGGGCATCCGCATCCGCTGGGTCGGCCGCATGCCGAAGATGTGGAAGTCGGTCGTCCAGGAGCTCCAGGTCGCGCAGGAGCAGACCGTCGACAACGACGCCATGACCCTGTACTTCTGCGTCAACTACGGCGGCCGCGCGGAGATCGCGGACGCGGCGCAGGCCATCGCCCGCGATGTCGCGGCGGGCCGGCTGGACCCGTCGAAGGTGAACGAGAAGACCTTCGCGAAGTACATGTACTACCCGGACATGCCGGACGTGGACCTCTTCCTGCGCCCGAGCGGCGAGCAGCGCACCTCCAACTACCTGCTCTGGCAGAGCGCGTACGCCGAGATGGTCTTCCAGGACGTGCTGTGGCCGGACTTCGACCGCCGCAACCTCTGGGCGGCCTGCCTGGAGTACGCCCAGCGCGACCGCCGCTTCGGCGGGGCCGTCCCGAACCAGGCCGAGGGTTCGTCGGGCTGA
- a CDS encoding M4 family metallopeptidase, with protein sequence MDASHTHRHHPVFCTVVPPHLLDKAARSEDSRRADLAQRTLERDSLLRTRRRVTAVRGVVPTLAVTASDDPDRTVYDAQHRTRLPGKKVRGEGDPLSKDATVNRAYAGLGATYDLFLKGFGRRSIDDAGLPLDATVHYSEDYNNAFWDGRQMVFGDGDGDLFLDFTVSVDVIGHELTHGVTQYTANLIYRGQSGALNESMSDVFGSLIKQYSLEQTAEQADWLIGAGLLGPDVTGVALRSMKAPGTAYDDDELGKDPQPATMDDYVNTHSDNGGVHINSGIPNHAFYIVATELGGKAWERAGQIWYDTLTGGQLAENADFADFARLSTAAAVTRYGDGGAEHQALQKAWSAVGVPLAG encoded by the coding sequence ATGGATGCCTCCCACACCCACCGCCATCACCCCGTCTTCTGCACCGTCGTCCCCCCGCACCTCCTCGACAAGGCCGCCCGCTCCGAGGACTCCCGCCGCGCCGACCTCGCCCAGCGCACCCTGGAGCGCGACTCCCTGCTGCGTACCCGGCGCCGGGTCACCGCCGTCCGGGGAGTCGTCCCCACCCTTGCCGTGACGGCCTCCGACGATCCGGACCGGACCGTCTACGACGCCCAGCACCGCACCCGGCTGCCCGGGAAGAAGGTCCGGGGCGAGGGCGACCCGCTGAGCAAGGACGCCACCGTCAACCGCGCCTACGCCGGGCTCGGGGCCACCTACGACCTGTTCCTCAAGGGCTTCGGTCGGCGCTCCATCGACGACGCCGGGCTCCCCCTGGACGCGACCGTCCATTACAGCGAGGACTACAACAACGCCTTCTGGGACGGCCGGCAGATGGTCTTCGGCGACGGGGACGGGGACCTCTTCCTCGACTTCACCGTGTCCGTGGACGTCATCGGGCACGAGCTGACCCACGGGGTCACCCAGTACACGGCGAACCTGATCTACCGCGGCCAGTCCGGCGCCCTGAACGAGTCGATGTCCGACGTCTTCGGCTCGCTGATCAAGCAGTACTCGCTGGAGCAGACCGCCGAGCAGGCCGACTGGCTGATCGGGGCCGGCCTCCTCGGTCCCGACGTGACCGGGGTCGCGCTGCGCTCGATGAAGGCGCCGGGGACCGCGTACGACGACGACGAACTCGGCAAGGACCCGCAGCCGGCCACCATGGACGACTACGTGAACACCCACAGCGACAACGGCGGCGTCCACATCAACTCCGGCATCCCCAACCACGCCTTCTACATCGTGGCGACCGAGCTGGGCGGCAAGGCCTGGGAGCGGGCCGGACAGATCTGGTACGACACCCTGACCGGCGGACAGCTCGCCGAGAACGCGGACTTCGCCGACTTCGCGCGGCTCTCGACGGCGGCGGCCGTGACCCGGTACGGGGACGGCGGCGCCGAGCACCAGGCGCTCCAGAAGGCGTGGTCCGCGGTGGGTGTCCCGCTCGCGGGGTAG
- a CDS encoding SDR family NAD(P)-dependent oxidoreductase, with amino-acid sequence MNEKSCLVTGAASGIGRATALLLARSGARVTAADIDGPGVEALRTELAAEGYAITAVAGDVADPEANRAMVAAAVEAYGRLDVAVANAGVLPLSDVRETRPEDWDHVMAIDGRGMFLTCKYAIEAMTAQPRPGGALVCVSSISGVAGQARQAAYGPAKFVASGLTKHLAVEWAAHGIRVNAVAPGTIRTERVIALRDEPGGPEYLSEITGAHPMGRLGEPEEVARVIAFLASDAASFVTGVILPVDGGYLAR; translated from the coding sequence ATGAACGAGAAGTCCTGTCTGGTCACCGGCGCCGCGAGCGGGATCGGCCGGGCCACCGCCCTGCTGCTGGCCCGTTCCGGGGCCCGGGTGACCGCGGCCGACATCGATGGCCCCGGGGTGGAGGCCCTCCGTACGGAACTGGCCGCCGAGGGGTACGCGATCACCGCGGTCGCCGGTGACGTCGCCGATCCGGAGGCCAATCGCGCGATGGTCGCGGCCGCCGTCGAGGCCTACGGGCGCCTGGACGTCGCCGTGGCGAACGCCGGGGTGCTCCCCCTCTCCGACGTACGGGAGACCCGTCCCGAGGACTGGGACCACGTCATGGCCATCGACGGCCGCGGCATGTTCCTGACCTGCAAGTACGCCATCGAGGCGATGACCGCGCAGCCGCGCCCCGGTGGGGCTCTGGTCTGCGTGTCGTCGATCTCGGGGGTGGCCGGGCAGGCCCGCCAGGCCGCGTACGGGCCCGCGAAGTTCGTGGCGTCGGGGCTGACCAAGCACCTCGCGGTGGAGTGGGCCGCGCACGGGATCCGGGTCAACGCGGTGGCACCGGGAACCATCCGTACGGAGCGGGTGATCGCGCTGCGGGACGAGCCGGGCGGGCCGGAGTACCTGTCGGAGATCACGGGGGCGCACCCGATGGGCCGGCTCGGGGAGCCGGAGGAGGTGGCCCGCGTGATCGCCTTCCTCGCCTCGGACGCGGCCTCCTTCGTGACGGGCGTGATCCTGCCGGTGGACGGCGGCTACCTGGCCCGCTGA
- a CDS encoding nucleobase:cation symporter-2 family protein, with the protein MARVAARLSTDGEQSTHPVDEVLPLPKLALYGFQHVLAFYAGAVIVPIIVGNALKLSPEQLVYLINADLFTCGIASIIQAWGIGRIGARLPLIQGVTFTAVSPMIAIGLGAGGGTAALLVIYGAVITAGIATFAFAWLPAKAFRTVMRLFPPVVTGTVITVLGIVLIPVGLNDAAGGLGSPDFGDPKNFAYAGGTMLFILILMKIGKPFLSSISILLGLVVGTTVAFLLGDAKFGDVSNSEWIGVTTPFHFGAPKFEWFPIVLMLIVMLITMVETTGDTYAVGDIVGKEVDSETVARALRADGAATALGGVLNSFPYVAFAENVGLVRMTKVKSRFVVVAAGVFMIVLGLLPKAAAIVAAVPHGVLGGAATVMFAMVALAGIQTLAKVDLKEEKNALIVGVSLAFALLPATVPVFFTKHMDPDLSSLLNSGVTLGATAAIVLNLVFNGLGKEGAHDVPKVELPAQVAAAGDSADSAAAGPAPSGEGEEARTPAS; encoded by the coding sequence ATGGCACGTGTCGCCGCCCGGCTTTCCACCGACGGAGAGCAGAGCACGCACCCGGTCGACGAGGTGCTCCCCCTCCCCAAGCTCGCGCTGTACGGCTTCCAGCACGTACTCGCCTTCTACGCCGGCGCGGTGATCGTCCCGATCATCGTCGGCAACGCGCTGAAGCTGAGCCCTGAACAGCTGGTCTACCTGATCAACGCGGACCTCTTCACCTGCGGTATCGCCTCGATCATCCAGGCCTGGGGCATCGGCCGGATCGGCGCGCGCCTGCCGCTGATCCAAGGCGTGACCTTCACCGCGGTCTCCCCGATGATCGCCATCGGCCTCGGGGCCGGCGGTGGTACCGCCGCCCTGCTCGTCATCTACGGCGCGGTGATCACCGCGGGTATCGCCACCTTCGCCTTCGCCTGGCTACCGGCCAAGGCGTTCCGGACGGTGATGCGGCTGTTCCCGCCGGTCGTGACCGGCACGGTGATCACGGTGCTGGGCATCGTCCTGATCCCGGTCGGTCTCAACGACGCGGCCGGCGGCCTCGGCAGCCCCGACTTCGGAGACCCGAAGAACTTCGCCTACGCCGGCGGCACGATGCTCTTCATCCTGATCCTGATGAAGATCGGCAAGCCGTTCCTCTCCAGCATCTCGATCCTCCTCGGCCTGGTCGTCGGCACCACCGTCGCCTTCCTGCTCGGCGACGCGAAGTTCGGCGACGTGAGCAACTCCGAGTGGATCGGCGTCACCACCCCCTTCCACTTCGGTGCCCCGAAGTTCGAGTGGTTCCCGATCGTCCTGATGCTCATCGTCATGCTGATCACCATGGTCGAGACGACCGGTGACACCTACGCCGTCGGTGACATCGTCGGCAAGGAGGTCGACAGCGAGACCGTGGCCCGCGCCCTGCGTGCCGACGGTGCCGCGACCGCCCTCGGCGGTGTCCTCAACTCCTTCCCGTACGTGGCCTTCGCCGAGAACGTCGGCCTGGTGCGGATGACGAAGGTGAAGAGCCGGTTCGTGGTGGTCGCCGCGGGTGTCTTCATGATCGTCCTGGGTCTGCTGCCCAAGGCCGCCGCGATCGTCGCCGCCGTCCCGCACGGAGTCCTCGGCGGCGCCGCGACCGTCATGTTCGCCATGGTCGCCCTCGCCGGTATCCAGACCCTGGCCAAGGTGGACCTGAAGGAGGAGAAGAACGCGCTGATCGTCGGCGTCTCCCTCGCCTTCGCCCTGCTCCCCGCGACCGTCCCGGTCTTCTTCACCAAGCACATGGACCCGGACCTGTCCTCGCTGCTCAACAGCGGCGTGACCCTCGGCGCCACGGCCGCCATCGTCCTCAACCTGGTCTTCAACGGCCTGGGCAAGGAAGGCGCCCACGACGTCCCCAAGGTCGAACTGCCCGCCCAGGTGGCGGCGGCCGGGGACAGCGCGGACTCCGCAGCAGCCGGACCGGCCCCGTCGGGTGAGGGCGAAGAAGCCCGGACCCCGGCCTCCTGA
- a CDS encoding class I SAM-dependent methyltransferase, which produces MTEHTHTHAHSHDYPADAPPAGEAFWDGRYGESDRIWSGEANAMLVHEVSALAPGRALDLGCGEGADAVWLARRGWTVTGTDISGVALGRAAEHAAQAEVADRIAFARHDLTESFPEGEFDLVSACFLHNYGDFPRDAVLRAAASAVAPGGTLLVVGHAGWAPWQEEREEAHFPTPEEVLAQLEPVTAGWEVLRAEETERVQNQPDGTPGTRTDNVVRVRRPA; this is translated from the coding sequence ATGACCGAGCACACCCACACGCACGCACACTCCCACGACTACCCCGCCGACGCTCCGCCCGCCGGGGAGGCCTTCTGGGACGGCCGCTACGGGGAGAGCGACCGGATCTGGAGCGGTGAGGCCAACGCCATGCTGGTGCACGAGGTGTCCGCGCTCGCCCCGGGCCGGGCCCTGGACCTGGGGTGCGGGGAGGGCGCCGACGCCGTCTGGCTGGCCCGCCGCGGATGGACGGTCACCGGGACCGACATCTCCGGGGTCGCCCTCGGACGGGCGGCCGAGCACGCGGCACAGGCCGAGGTCGCGGACCGGATCGCCTTCGCCCGGCACGATCTGACGGAGTCCTTCCCGGAAGGGGAGTTCGACCTCGTCTCGGCGTGCTTCCTGCACAACTACGGGGACTTCCCCCGGGACGCCGTCCTGCGTGCGGCGGCCTCGGCCGTGGCCCCCGGTGGCACCCTGCTGGTGGTCGGCCACGCGGGCTGGGCTCCGTGGCAGGAGGAGCGGGAGGAGGCGCACTTCCCCACGCCCGAGGAGGTCCTCGCGCAGCTGGAGCCGGTCACGGCGGGCTGGGAGGTCCTGCGGGCCGAGGAGACCGAGCGGGTCCAGAACCAGCCCGACGGCACGCCCGGGACCCGTACGGACAACGTGGTGCGGGTGCGCCGGCCCGCCTAG
- a CDS encoding Fur family transcriptional regulator: MATAPGEMNTAPVRGRSTRQRAAVAAALDEVDEFRSAQELHDMLKHRGDSVGLTTVYRTLQSLADAGEVDVLRTSDGESVYRRCSTGDHHHHLVCRKCGKAVEVEGPAVEKWAESIAAEHGYVNVAHTVEIFGTCADCAKA, translated from the coding sequence GTGGCGACTGCGCCTGGCGAGATGAATACCGCGCCAGTACGAGGACGATCCACCCGACAGCGGGCCGCGGTCGCGGCGGCGTTGGACGAGGTGGACGAGTTCCGCAGCGCCCAGGAACTCCACGACATGCTCAAGCACCGTGGCGACTCCGTGGGCCTGACCACCGTCTACCGCACCCTCCAGTCGCTCGCGGACGCCGGTGAGGTCGACGTCCTGCGCACCAGCGACGGCGAGTCCGTCTACCGCCGCTGCTCCACCGGCGATCACCACCACCACCTGGTGTGCCGCAAGTGCGGCAAGGCCGTCGAGGTGGAGGGGCCGGCCGTGGAGAAGTGGGCGGAGTCCATCGCGGCCGAGCACGGCTACGTGAACGTGGCCCACACGGTGGAGATCTTCGGCACCTGCGCCGACTGCGCCAAGGCCTAG
- a CDS encoding YcxB family protein — protein MDTTSGAPQVTGLEVEAYYSPRRDDARRALRWYSRKTVPGCLRLLLWLVLPVAPAALGVARGVEPALWGALAMLGLFVAVYGAYLSFDRRAFRLYQLAARHREYRCTFSDSGVVTRLPDGTSSEMPWSACAGFGETRHLFLLLTKENGALLWLPKRAALTDTELDRIRELHERNLRRL, from the coding sequence ATGGACACGACAAGTGGAGCGCCGCAGGTCACGGGTTTGGAGGTGGAGGCGTACTACAGCCCCCGGCGCGATGACGCCCGCAGGGCGTTGAGGTGGTACAGCCGCAAGACGGTGCCGGGCTGCCTGCGGCTCCTCCTGTGGCTGGTGCTGCCCGTGGCGCCCGCCGCGCTGGGGGTCGCCCGGGGCGTCGAACCGGCGCTCTGGGGCGCGCTGGCCATGCTGGGGCTGTTCGTCGCGGTCTACGGGGCGTACCTGAGCTTCGACCGGCGGGCCTTCCGGCTGTACCAGCTCGCGGCGCGGCACCGCGAGTACCGCTGCACCTTCTCGGACTCCGGGGTGGTGACCCGGCTGCCCGACGGAACCTCGTCCGAGATGCCGTGGAGTGCGTGCGCGGGCTTCGGCGAGACCCGGCACCTGTTCCTCCTGCTGACGAAGGAGAACGGCGCACTGCTGTGGCTGCCCAAGCGCGCCGCGCTGACGGACACCGAGCTGGACCGGATCCGCGAGCTCCACGAGCGGAACCTGCGGCGGCTCTAG
- a CDS encoding protealysin inhibitor emfourin, with amino-acid sequence MRIQVVRTGGFAGIERRAEVDTTGRPDEDEWRALAQLALRPTPPGDPADRVRDGFSYRITVDGRTVACAEPHLSDAQRALISRVLKEGA; translated from the coding sequence ATGCGCATTCAGGTGGTACGGACGGGCGGCTTCGCGGGCATCGAGCGCCGGGCCGAGGTGGACACCACGGGCCGGCCGGACGAGGACGAGTGGCGGGCCCTGGCACAGCTCGCGTTGCGGCCCACCCCGCCGGGCGACCCGGCGGACCGGGTCCGGGACGGCTTCTCGTACCGGATCACGGTGGACGGGCGGACGGTGGCGTGCGCGGAGCCGCACCTGTCGGACGCCCAGCGGGCGCTGATCTCGCGCGTCCTGAAGGAGGGCGCCTGA
- the leuA gene encoding 2-isopropylmalate synthase codes for MSQQPFVGRPTPITNATHTQKTSGMPIHKYGSYEQVDIPDRTWPDARVTKAPRWLSTDLRDGNQSLIDPMTPARKREMFDLLVRMGYKEIEVGFPSSGETDFAFVRSIIEEGAIPDDVTISVLTQAREDLIERTVESLVGAKRATVHLYNATAPTFRRVVFRGSKEQIKQIAVDGTRLVMEYADKLLGPETTFGYQYSPEIFTDTELDFALEVCEAVCDVWQPAEGREIILNLPATVERSTPSTHADRFEWMARNLTRREHICISVHPHNDRGTAVAAAELALMAGADRIEGCLFGQGERTGNVDLITLGMNLFSQGIDPQIDFSQIDEIRRTSEYCNQMEVHPRHPYAGDLVYTAFSGSHQDAIKKGFDAMEADAAALGKTVDDIEWAVPYLPIDPKDVGRSYEAVIRVNSQSGKGGIAYVLKNDHKLDLPRRMQIEFSRIIQAKTDSEGGEVTPKAIWSVFEDEYLPNPENPWGRIQLRSGSTATDKDGTDTLTVEAVVDGVETVLDGTGNGPISAFFDALAGIGIDARLLDYTEHTMSEGASAVAASYIECAIDGRVLWGIGIDANTTRASLKAVISAVNRAGR; via the coding sequence ATGAGCCAGCAGCCTTTTGTCGGTCGCCCCACGCCCATCACGAACGCGACCCACACCCAGAAGACCTCCGGGATGCCGATCCACAAGTACGGCTCGTACGAGCAGGTGGACATCCCGGACAGGACCTGGCCGGACGCCCGCGTCACCAAGGCCCCCCGCTGGCTCTCCACCGACCTGCGTGACGGCAACCAGTCGCTGATCGACCCGATGACCCCCGCCCGCAAGCGCGAGATGTTCGACCTGCTGGTGCGCATGGGCTACAAGGAGATCGAGGTCGGTTTCCCCTCCTCCGGCGAGACCGACTTCGCCTTCGTGCGCTCCATCATCGAAGAGGGCGCGATCCCGGACGACGTGACCATCTCCGTACTGACCCAGGCCCGCGAGGACCTGATCGAGCGGACCGTGGAGTCCCTGGTCGGCGCGAAGCGCGCCACCGTCCACCTGTACAACGCGACCGCCCCGACCTTCCGCCGGGTCGTCTTCCGCGGCTCCAAGGAGCAGATCAAGCAGATCGCCGTCGACGGCACCCGCCTGGTCATGGAGTACGCCGACAAGCTGCTGGGTCCCGAGACCACCTTCGGCTACCAGTACAGCCCGGAGATCTTCACCGACACCGAGCTGGACTTCGCCCTGGAGGTCTGCGAGGCCGTCTGTGACGTCTGGCAGCCGGCCGAGGGGCGCGAGATCATCCTGAACCTGCCCGCCACCGTGGAGCGTTCGACGCCGTCCACGCACGCGGACCGCTTCGAGTGGATGGCCCGCAACCTGACCCGCCGCGAGCACATCTGCATCTCCGTGCACCCGCACAACGACCGGGGCACCGCCGTCGCCGCCGCCGAGCTGGCCCTGATGGCCGGCGCCGACCGCATCGAGGGCTGCCTGTTCGGGCAGGGCGAGCGCACCGGCAACGTCGACCTGATCACCCTGGGCATGAACCTGTTCTCCCAGGGGATCGACCCGCAGATCGACTTCTCGCAGATCGACGAGATCCGTCGCACCAGCGAGTACTGCAACCAGATGGAGGTCCACCCGCGCCACCCCTACGCGGGCGACCTGGTCTACACCGCCTTCTCCGGCTCCCACCAGGACGCCATCAAGAAGGGCTTCGACGCCATGGAGGCCGACGCGGCCGCCCTGGGCAAGACCGTGGACGACATCGAGTGGGCCGTTCCGTACCTGCCGATCGACCCGAAGGACGTCGGCCGCTCCTACGAGGCGGTCATCCGGGTCAACTCGCAGTCCGGCAAGGGCGGCATCGCCTACGTCCTGAAGAACGACCACAAGCTGGACCTGCCGCGCCGCATGCAGATCGAGTTCTCCCGGATCATCCAGGCCAAGACCGACTCCGAGGGCGGAGAGGTCACGCCCAAGGCGATCTGGTCGGTCTTCGAGGACGAGTACCTGCCCAACCCCGAGAACCCGTGGGGCCGCATCCAGCTGCGCTCCGGTTCGACGGCCACCGACAAGGACGGCACGGACACCCTGACCGTCGAGGCGGTCGTGGACGGTGTGGAGACGGTCCTGGACGGTACCGGCAACGGTCCGATCTCGGCCTTCTTCGACGCGCTGGCCGGCATCGGCATCGACGCCCGCCTGCTGGACTACACCGAGCACACCATGAGCGAGGGCGCCTCCGCCGTGGCCGCCTCGTACATCGAGTGCGCGATCGACGGCCGCGTCCTGTGGGGCATCGGTATCGACGCCAACACCACCCGCGCTTCCCTGAAGGCGGTCATCTCCGCCGTCAACCGCGCGGGCCGCTGA